Part of the Sulfuriflexus mobilis genome is shown below.
CGATGGCGACTGGTATGAAAGTGAAAACCAGCGCTTTTATGATGAATACAAGGCCGGCACCCTGGATATCTTTGAATTTCTGCGCTTTTCCCTGAAGCCGCTGGCCGAGCATGACCTGCCCACGCTCAACGACTGGCATGCGCGCTTCATGGAGGAAAAAATCCGCCCGATCATGCAGCCCAAGGCCCAGGCCCTGGTTGACCGCCACCGTGAGGACGGTGATACCCTGCTCATCATCACCGCCACTAACCGTTTCGTGACCGCGCCCATCGCCGCCGCCCATGGTATTGACAACCTGCTGGCCACCGAGCCCGCCATGCAGGGCGGCCGCTACACGGGCGAGGTGGCCGGCACGCCCTGTTTCCGTGCCGGCAAGGTCGAGCGCCTGAATCGCTGGTTGCAGGAGACCGGGTTCAACCTCGAGGGCGGCTATTTCTATTCCGACTCGCACAATGACCTGCCGCTGCTGGAAAGGGTCCCACACCCGGTGGCCGTCGATGCCGACGATACCCTGCAACAACACGCCGAACAGCTTGGCTGGGATACCATCAGCCTGCACGACGGTGCCTGATGCGGGTGACAGGCCGCGCCGATAGCGCGATAATGTGCATTCTTCGTCAAGGTACCGGGACGGTACCTGTCACCATGACTGAACCACTGCGCTGAAGGAGCTTGTCTGTTGAAATTACCCGGCACATTACGCAGCCGTCTTGTGCTTGCCTTCGCGCTCATGCAGGTCCTGGCGGTCAGCCTGCTCGGTCTTTTCCTCGTCCACCAGGGCGCGCGCAGCGAGATCGAGACACAACACAGTCTTGCCCGTAACCTCATGGCCCTCGCCGAACCCAACGTACAGCGCATGCTCACCTCACACCATACCGTTGGCCTGAAGCGTTACCTGGACAACCTCATTACCAATACCGGGGTCGCCGGGGTATTTGTCAGCAACCCGACCGGGACACTGATCTATTCCCTCGACCAGAACGAACCACCGGCAGACCTCCTGACCCGACTGTTTGTTGACAAAGACGAGGTCAATGTCGTACTCGAATCTACCCTCACCGAGGATGGCGTCAGCCATGGTACCTTTGAGATCAAACTCTCCAGCCAGCCGATCAGCGAGCGTCTGCACAGCATCTTTATCAACAGCCTGTTGATCCTTACTGGCCTGCTGTTTTTCACCATTCTCATTACTTACCGGGTGATCTCAAGCTTCACTGCGCCGCTGAAACGCCTGGTCAAGCTCGCCTCACAGCTCGGGCGCGGCGACTGGCAGCATCACATCGTCACACCCAAGACCGGTTACAGTGAAATCCAGACCCTCGGTAATGCACTCACCGAAGGTGCGCGTCTGATGGCCGAGCAGATCAGCAACCTGGAAAACACCCAGGAAAAACTCCTCAGTAGCGAACAGCAGTTGCGTTCACTGGTAAACAATATGCGCGAGGCGCTGTTTGAACTCGACGCCAAGGGAAACATTTCGTTTTTGAACCCGGCCTGGCAACAGATCACCGGCTACAATGACACTGACTCCTATGGCAAAGCCTTTGCTTCGTTCCTGCCTGAATCCGAAGACCACAAACTGTTTCTCGCCGAGCACCTGCCCGAGCTCGACATCAGTAACCATGAGATGGAGATCCGTTCGGCCGACAACCAGGCGGTTCGTGTCGAGGTCGATGCCCATGCCACCTTTGACTCGCACGGTAACATCATCGGCGTCGTCGGCCGCTTTCAGGATATCAGTGAGCGCTTTGAACTCGGTCAGACACTCGAGGAACACCGCCACCAGTTGTATCACATCTCGATCACCGATGAACTCACCGGCCTCTACAACCGCCGCCACTTTGAAAAAATCCTGGCGCAGAAACTGCCTCAGAGCCTGGAACAGAATCACTCGCTCTGTCTCGCCCTCATTGATGTCGACGGTTTCAAATTTATCAATGACACCTACGGTCACCCGGTCGGTGACAAGGTGCTGAAGACTATCGCCAACCTGCTACGTACCATGGTAAGACCGAATGATATGGTCGCGCGCCTGGCCGGTGACGAGTTTGCCCTGCTGCTGGACAATACCGCGATCGAGGACGCCCATGACGTCTGTAGCGCCCTGCTGGAAAATATCAACAGTACCCGCGTGCGCCTGACCGTCGGCCACCTACAACTGCGCGCCAGTATCGGCATCTCGGTCGCGCCCTTCCATGGCAGCACGGTACAGGAACTGATCGGTGCAGCCGACGTCGCCCTCTACCACGCCAAGCGTCGGCACCGTGGCCATGTCGAGGTGCTCTCCACAGACCTCAGCCAGGGCATCATGGAGGTCTTCAGTCGCGGTTTTGAACTGCGTAATGCGATCGAAAACGGCGATATCGAACCGACCTTCCAGCCGATCACCGACCTCGCCACCGGCCGCCCCATCGCCTATGAAGTCCTCGCCAATATGCGCCGTGGTGATCTCATGTTGCCGGCCTCGCAATTCATCATGGTCGCCGAAGACCTCGGCCTGGTCCGCGAGATCGACCTGTGTGTGATCGAAAAGGCCCTGCATCAGGCCCCGGCCGGGGTTGAATTGTTTTTGAATATCAGCCTGCTGTCCTTCCACGACAGTAACTTCGGCGGAGAACTGCTGCGCCTGCTCGGCCCCGCCTGTCGGGCGGGACGCCCGGTGACCATCGAGATCACCGAGCGCGAGACCATCAGCCTCAGCGAGAAGATACTCGCCGACATCCAGGCCCTGCGTAAACAGGGCTGCAAACTGGCCCTGGATGATTTCGGCCAGGGCTATTCCACTTATAGTTATCTGCGCAGTTTCCGTCCGGAGTACCTGAAGATCGATGGCAGTTTTATTGAGAAGATCCTCGACAGCCACGCCGACCACACCATCATTCAGCATATTCATGGCCTCGCCCAGTCCTTTGGTGCCATCAGTATCGCCGAGAGCCTGGAGAATGAGGCCATCCGCGAGGCAGTGATGAAACTCGGCATCCACTGTGGCCAGGGCTATTACTACGGTCGCCCCAGCACCGCCGACAAGGTCTTTAACCAACCTGAGACCGCCGCGTAAAAATTATTTCTTCTGTACTTGTCTGTTGTACAGTGCCCACCAAGGAGCCGCTATGGGACACCGTTTATCAAAAATCTATACCCGTACGGGTGACGCCGGTGAAACCGGTCTCGGTGACGGTTCGCGTGTGGCCAAAGACTGCCTGCGCGTCGAGGCCTATGGCAGTGTCGATGAACTGAACAGCATTATCGGCATGGTACTGGCGCATGCCATCCCCACGGCGGTCAGGGATTGCCTTGAGGACATACAACACGACCTCTTCGACCTTGGCGGCGAACTCTCGGTCCCCGGTTATGAAAAACTCACACCCGCCTACAGTACGCGCCTGGAACAGCAACTGGATGGTTTTAACGCCGAACTGCCGATGCTTAAAGAGTTCATCCTGCCTGCCGGCGGCCATGCCACCAGTGCCTGCCACCTGGCGCGCACCGTCTGTCGGCGTGCCGAGCGTCGTGTGGTCAG
Proteins encoded:
- a CDS encoding cob(I)yrinic acid a,c-diamide adenosyltransferase, with amino-acid sequence MGHRLSKIYTRTGDAGETGLGDGSRVAKDCLRVEAYGSVDELNSIIGMVLAHAIPTAVRDCLEDIQHDLFDLGGELSVPGYEKLTPAYSTRLEQQLDGFNAELPMLKEFILPAGGHATSACHLARTVCRRAERRVVSLQREEAINPAIITYLNRLSDLLFVIARVLARHEHGHEVLWQPGRNGGE
- a CDS encoding putative bifunctional diguanylate cyclase/phosphodiesterase, which gives rise to MKLPGTLRSRLVLAFALMQVLAVSLLGLFLVHQGARSEIETQHSLARNLMALAEPNVQRMLTSHHTVGLKRYLDNLITNTGVAGVFVSNPTGTLIYSLDQNEPPADLLTRLFVDKDEVNVVLESTLTEDGVSHGTFEIKLSSQPISERLHSIFINSLLILTGLLFFTILITYRVISSFTAPLKRLVKLASQLGRGDWQHHIVTPKTGYSEIQTLGNALTEGARLMAEQISNLENTQEKLLSSEQQLRSLVNNMREALFELDAKGNISFLNPAWQQITGYNDTDSYGKAFASFLPESEDHKLFLAEHLPELDISNHEMEIRSADNQAVRVEVDAHATFDSHGNIIGVVGRFQDISERFELGQTLEEHRHQLYHISITDELTGLYNRRHFEKILAQKLPQSLEQNHSLCLALIDVDGFKFINDTYGHPVGDKVLKTIANLLRTMVRPNDMVARLAGDEFALLLDNTAIEDAHDVCSALLENINSTRVRLTVGHLQLRASIGISVAPFHGSTVQELIGAADVALYHAKRRHRGHVEVLSTDLSQGIMEVFSRGFELRNAIENGDIEPTFQPITDLATGRPIAYEVLANMRRGDLMLPASQFIMVAEDLGLVREIDLCVIEKALHQAPAGVELFLNISLLSFHDSNFGGELLRLLGPACRAGRPVTIEITERETISLSEKILADIQALRKQGCKLALDDFGQGYSTYSYLRSFRPEYLKIDGSFIEKILDSHADHTIIQHIHGLAQSFGAISIAESLENEAIREAVMKLGIHCGQGYYYGRPSTADKVFNQPETAA
- a CDS encoding HAD family hydrolase, giving the protein MALAIFDLDNTLLNGDSDYLWGRFLVELGVVDGDWYESENQRFYDEYKAGTLDIFEFLRFSLKPLAEHDLPTLNDWHARFMEEKIRPIMQPKAQALVDRHREDGDTLLIITATNRFVTAPIAAAHGIDNLLATEPAMQGGRYTGEVAGTPCFRAGKVERLNRWLQETGFNLEGGYFYSDSHNDLPLLERVPHPVAVDADDTLQQHAEQLGWDTISLHDGA